The following proteins are co-located in the Spirochaetales bacterium genome:
- a CDS encoding ATP-binding cassette domain-containing protein, whose product MDNDFILEFDSVTKDFPGIRALSEVTFKVRRGEIHGICGENGAGKSTLMKIITGVYPYLSYEGHVFFNGEELKFTGSSIRKAIEKGIAIVYQELALIPQMTVGENIFLGREPVTGGVINWHDLYSRTLSLMDRYGLSLPLFLPVGVLGVGQQQLVEIVKALSENAKLLILDEPTSALTENEIESLLSILKTLKKNGVTCIYISHKIEEFFAIADTITVLRDGKTIDTVKITDTSMPRIITMMVGRELKERFPKQVHKKEEVVFEVDGLTAFDPNKPDRPVIQDVSFSLHRGEILGIAGLMGSGRTELVMTLFGEYGINISGSLLLEGRPYKIRSARYSMNNGISFVPENRKEQGLVLNQSILENLSLPNISAFSTVFSINKHEEITACQAISRKLSIKYNSITAEVASLSGGNQQKVVIAKWLISDPLILILDEPTRGIDVGAKYEIYKLMNSLAASGVAIIMVSSELPEILALSDTIIVMHNGRSTGILAREEATQEKIMRLAAGCENSVDEDCL is encoded by the coding sequence GTGGATAATGATTTTATTTTAGAGTTCGATTCCGTGACCAAGGATTTTCCCGGAATACGGGCTCTTTCAGAAGTCACCTTCAAAGTCAGGCGGGGAGAAATACACGGTATATGCGGTGAAAACGGCGCGGGAAAATCGACCCTCATGAAGATTATCACCGGTGTCTATCCGTATCTTTCATACGAGGGTCACGTTTTTTTTAATGGAGAAGAGCTCAAGTTTACCGGTTCTTCCATACGCAAGGCGATTGAAAAAGGAATCGCGATCGTGTATCAGGAACTGGCGCTTATTCCCCAGATGACGGTCGGTGAAAATATTTTTCTGGGCCGGGAACCGGTAACGGGCGGCGTCATCAATTGGCACGACCTGTATTCCAGAACCCTCTCATTAATGGACCGATACGGTCTTTCTCTGCCGTTGTTTCTGCCCGTCGGCGTTCTCGGGGTCGGGCAGCAGCAGCTTGTAGAGATTGTCAAGGCCCTCTCCGAAAACGCGAAGCTTCTTATACTCGATGAGCCGACTTCCGCGCTGACCGAAAACGAAATCGAATCGCTTTTGAGTATTCTGAAGACCCTGAAAAAAAACGGGGTCACCTGTATCTATATTTCGCATAAAATCGAGGAGTTTTTCGCGATCGCGGACACAATTACCGTGCTGCGGGACGGAAAAACCATTGATACGGTAAAGATTACCGATACATCAATGCCCCGTATTATAACAATGATGGTGGGAAGAGAGTTAAAAGAACGTTTTCCCAAGCAGGTCCATAAAAAAGAAGAGGTCGTATTCGAGGTTGACGGCCTTACCGCATTCGATCCCAACAAACCGGACAGGCCTGTTATACAGGATGTAAGCTTTTCGCTTCACAGGGGTGAAATCCTTGGGATCGCGGGACTTATGGGTTCCGGGAGGACCGAATTGGTCATGACCCTGTTCGGGGAGTATGGGATCAATATATCCGGCAGTCTTTTACTCGAAGGCAGACCGTATAAAATCCGTTCGGCAAGGTATTCGATGAACAATGGAATAAGTTTTGTTCCGGAGAACAGAAAAGAACAGGGACTTGTTTTAAATCAATCGATCCTCGAAAATCTTTCGCTTCCAAATATATCCGCTTTTTCCACCGTTTTTTCGATAAACAAGCACGAAGAAATCACCGCCTGTCAGGCTATCAGCAGAAAATTGTCGATCAAATACAACTCCATCACCGCGGAAGTGGCGTCACTCAGCGGAGGTAATCAGCAGAAAGTGGTCATCGCAAAATGGCTTATTTCAGATCCCCTTATCCTTATTCTCGATGAACCGACCAGGGGAATCGATGTGGGGGCGAAATATGAAATCTATAAACTTATGAACAGCCTGGCCGCCTCGGGAGTCGCGATTATTATGGTTTCATCGGAATTACCTGAAATCCTGGCATTGAGCGATACGATCATTGTCATGCATAACGGCCGCTCGACAGGAATTCTTGCCCGTGAGGAGGCGACCCAGGAAAAAATCATGCGTCTGGCGGCGGGCTGTGAAAACTCAGTGGATGAGGATTGTCTATGA
- a CDS encoding sugar ABC transporter permease — protein sequence MIFALLFLWILFGVLSGGTFVSPRNISNLFRQMTIISFLAIGMVLIIVTGNIDLSVGSATGFIATVVAYFQVYIFHQMIAPFFTMLFPAIPLAVLGVLSTVFALVISLITGSLIGLWNGVIVAYLKVPAFIVTLGGLLIFRGLMIAVTGGKSISPLEKSLGDIYNGYLPKEIGLVLAFFVICFIAFAILRQRNKRKKYGLDAGPLVSDIAKICFFSGLVAAYVLFINSYYGVQVPVLVMAIVAFLFAYLSGNTRLGRYAYAIGGNMEAARLSGINIKTNIMKVFILMGALIGVAGVVLAARVGTGAPGGGETYELYAIAACVIGGTSLMGGEGTILGALIGSLVMASLDNGMVLLNIPSFAQYVIKGLVLVFAVWVDVATRKTRE from the coding sequence ATGATTTTTGCCCTTCTTTTTCTATGGATACTCTTTGGCGTGCTTTCCGGCGGGACCTTCGTTTCTCCCAGGAATATTTCAAATCTGTTCCGGCAGATGACGATCATTTCATTCCTTGCCATCGGTATGGTATTGATCATTGTCACCGGAAATATCGATCTCTCCGTCGGTTCGGCAACCGGTTTTATCGCGACGGTTGTCGCTTATTTTCAGGTATATATTTTCCACCAGATGATCGCTCCTTTCTTCACCATGCTTTTCCCCGCCATTCCGCTTGCCGTGCTGGGTGTTCTTTCGACTGTCTTTGCGCTCGTTATCTCCCTTATCACCGGTTCCCTTATCGGTTTGTGGAACGGGGTCATCGTCGCGTATTTGAAGGTGCCCGCGTTTATTGTCACCCTCGGGGGACTTCTTATTTTTCGGGGACTCATGATCGCCGTGACGGGCGGTAAATCGATTTCGCCCCTTGAAAAATCTCTCGGCGATATCTATAACGGCTATCTTCCGAAGGAGATCGGTCTTGTGCTGGCCTTTTTCGTCATCTGCTTTATTGCCTTTGCCATCCTCCGGCAGCGAAACAAACGGAAAAAATACGGCCTCGATGCCGGGCCTCTCGTCTCCGATATCGCGAAAATATGTTTTTTTTCCGGTTTGGTCGCCGCTTACGTCCTGTTCATCAATTCATATTACGGTGTGCAGGTACCGGTGCTTGTTATGGCGATTGTCGCCTTTCTCTTTGCCTATCTATCGGGAAACACCCGGCTCGGCCGCTATGCGTACGCAATCGGGGGAAACATGGAAGCGGCCCGGCTTTCAGGGATAAACATCAAAACAAATATCATGAAGGTATTCATCCTGATGGGGGCTCTTATCGGTGTCGCGGGTGTCGTCCTTGCAGCCCGTGTGGGCACGGGTGCGCCCGGCGGCGGTGAAACATACGAGCTTTATGCGATCGCCGCCTGTGTTATCGGCGGGACTAGTCTCATGGGCGGTGAAGGAACGATACTCGGGGCCCTGATCGGTTCCCTGGTAATGGCGAGCCTTGATAACGGTATGGTGCTACTCAACATTCCTTCCTTTGCCCAGTACGTTATCAAAGGCCTTGTTCTTGTGTTTGCCGTCTGGGTCGATGTTGCCACAAGAAAAACAAGAGAATAA
- a CDS encoding YigZ family protein gives MKTGYPVPDGEADASLTIKNSRFIGHAGKTETTGDAKAYINRIKERYPGATHVVYAYCIGFGASLVHGMSDAGEPSGTAGRPVLEVLKGSAIGDITLAVVRFFGGTKLGTGGLVRAYTDTAKATLAALSVKTKHKLIGIELSSPYEYVDRLKTIMDYNHAIIKEKNFSERAVFRILIPEENRKGFLDDVLNASGARIAYRLL, from the coding sequence ATGAAAACAGGATATCCCGTTCCCGACGGTGAAGCCGATGCTTCACTGACAATAAAGAATTCCCGCTTTATCGGTCATGCAGGAAAAACGGAAACAACCGGCGATGCAAAAGCATATATCAACCGGATCAAGGAACGGTACCCCGGTGCCACCCATGTCGTCTACGCCTATTGCATCGGGTTCGGGGCGTCTTTGGTTCACGGTATGAGTGACGCCGGAGAACCGTCGGGCACGGCGGGACGCCCCGTTCTTGAAGTGCTTAAAGGAAGCGCGATCGGGGACATCACGCTGGCCGTTGTCAGGTTTTTCGGAGGTACAAAACTCGGAACGGGGGGGCTTGTCAGGGCGTATACCGATACGGCAAAAGCGACACTGGCGGCATTATCGGTAAAAACGAAACACAAACTTATCGGTATTGAACTTTCTTCACCATACGAGTACGTCGACCGGCTCAAGACGATCATGGATTACAATCATGCAATAATAAAGGAAAAAAACTTCTCGGAACGGGCTGTTTTCCGTATCCTCATCCCGGAAGAAAACAGAAAAGGATTCCTCGACGACGTACTGAACGCTTCGGGGGCGCGAATAGCATACCGGCTGCTTTAA
- a CDS encoding 4Fe-4S dicluster domain-containing protein — protein MDNVTISKKDFLDFVEKKIQEGDSKVIGVVGKGSSYVFDRLESSSRLCLDYDVTILPPKKYFQPPREVLLRFITKKADSYITENANEPLTIIGIHYYDLAAISLMDRAFSEGNRDENYLKKRENSLLIGMYPTQAFKYRFAGSVVKGVQPYKAADLMLADMGDGNYTVEIVTEKGRAYLSSAVQKPFTYSLEELENAKKRIKDDQKIPVPIEMSPDFLVKNHGHPVWEVFGEKCYSCGSCVLVCPTCYCFDVLDEVDLDLKNGKRIRVWDGCMLENFATCAGGHNFRKTKAARFRHRIFRKGVNLPLKYNYYGCVGCGRCAHACTSSIAGPVKVLTYIQDNQ, from the coding sequence ATGGATAATGTGACGATTTCAAAAAAGGATTTTCTTGATTTTGTTGAGAAAAAGATTCAGGAAGGAGATTCCAAAGTCATCGGAGTTGTCGGCAAGGGATCTTCGTATGTTTTCGACAGACTCGAATCGTCAAGCCGGCTTTGCCTTGATTATGACGTCACGATTCTACCGCCAAAAAAGTATTTTCAGCCCCCGCGGGAAGTGCTTCTCCGCTTTATTACCAAAAAGGCCGATTCGTATATTACGGAGAATGCAAACGAACCGCTTACCATCATCGGCATCCATTATTATGACCTTGCCGCCATATCACTTATGGACAGGGCCTTTTCGGAAGGAAACCGGGACGAGAACTACCTAAAAAAACGCGAAAATTCACTGCTTATCGGTATGTATCCGACACAGGCATTCAAATACAGATTTGCCGGCTCTGTCGTAAAGGGTGTGCAGCCGTACAAGGCGGCGGACCTTATGCTTGCCGATATGGGAGACGGCAATTATACGGTCGAGATTGTGACTGAGAAGGGAAGGGCCTACCTTTCTTCCGCCGTTCAGAAACCTTTCACCTATTCACTCGAAGAACTCGAAAATGCGAAAAAAAGAATCAAGGACGATCAAAAAATTCCGGTCCCGATCGAGATGTCACCGGATTTTCTCGTAAAAAACCACGGTCATCCCGTCTGGGAGGTGTTCGGAGAAAAATGTTATTCATGCGGCTCATGTGTGCTTGTGTGTCCCACCTGTTATTGTTTTGATGTTCTGGATGAAGTCGATCTGGATCTGAAAAACGGAAAACGGATCAGGGTATGGGACGGCTGTATGCTCGAGAATTTCGCGACATGCGCCGGCGGGCATAATTTCAGAAAGACAAAAGCCGCCCGGTTCCGGCACAGAATATTCCGGAAGGGAGTCAATCTGCCCCTGAAGTACAATTACTATGGATGTGTGGGATGCGGGCGGTGTGCACATGCGTGTACGTCGTCGATTGCGGGACCCGTCAAAGTACTCACCTATATTCAGGATAATCAATAG
- a CDS encoding FAD/NAD(P)-binding protein produces MAINTGVNETGSSSLFLPEVATLIDKREMTDVDSFFTFKLKNRPLGHRYGQFVELSIPGIGEAPFSISSPPTDDHTFEMVIRKVGQVTAAIHSLSPGDVVGIRGPFGTSFPMEDLKGSSLLFVTGGIGLVPARSAILYALNNRGAYKDITILFGCRDPGQRLFTDELAAWSTREDITFMETVDKCEDGTWDGHVGVITTLFPNLKAIDPTDTYAIIVGPPVMYKFVIMSLHDMEISDKRIIVSLERNMKCGVGKCGHCQINNLYVCQDGPVFYYDDIKLLKEAI; encoded by the coding sequence ATGGCCATAAACACAGGCGTGAATGAAACCGGTTCGTCATCGCTTTTTCTTCCGGAGGTGGCGACCCTTATCGACAAGCGCGAGATGACCGATGTCGATTCGTTTTTCACCTTTAAACTGAAAAACAGGCCGCTCGGCCACCGTTACGGGCAGTTTGTCGAATTGTCCATTCCAGGAATCGGCGAGGCACCGTTTTCTATTTCTTCTCCGCCGACGGATGACCATACATTTGAAATGGTGATCCGGAAAGTCGGACAGGTGACGGCGGCAATCCATTCGCTTTCGCCGGGCGATGTTGTCGGTATCCGGGGACCTTTCGGTACGAGTTTCCCGATGGAAGATCTCAAAGGCAGCAGCCTTCTCTTTGTCACCGGTGGTATCGGGCTTGTACCCGCCCGTTCGGCGATTCTCTATGCACTGAACAACAGGGGCGCTTACAAGGACATTACCATTCTCTTCGGATGCCGCGACCCGGGCCAGCGGCTTTTTACGGATGAACTCGCCGCATGGAGCACGAGAGAGGATATCACCTTCATGGAAACGGTCGACAAATGCGAGGATGGAACCTGGGACGGTCATGTCGGGGTCATAACGACCCTTTTCCCGAACTTGAAGGCGATCGATCCCACCGATACCTACGCGATCATTGTTGGTCCTCCCGTGATGTACAAGTTTGTTATAATGTCGCTTCATGATATGGAGATTTCAGACAAACGGATTATCGTCTCACTCGAACGGAACATGAAATGCGGCGTCGGCAAATGCGGCCACTGCCAGATCAACAATCTCTATGTATGTCAGGACGGGCCCGTCTTTTATTATGACGATATAAAGCTGTTAAAGGAGGCAATATAG
- a CDS encoding Ni/Fe hydrogenase subunit alpha, whose product MTKKTMNVSVHHITRVEGHGNIVVDIDEGTIKTVQWQVPEAPRFFEAMVVGRNYTEIASITSRICGICSIGHTFASLKATEAAMGIRISETTRILRELLLHGETLQSHLLHICYLAVPDFVKAPSVIPLIKTHREVVLLVTKLHRLANEMCDIIGGRTTHPIRARIGAFSMNPSQKQLEELRKRLTEAVSDMKALADFVVSISDALPSFRRETEYLALTCDSEYAFYDGEIMTTDIEKPIPVNDYREVVNEFVVPQSTAKYGKFNRGSFMVGALARYNNNYRQLSPMALEVGKKLGLDGKNDNPFMNTIAQLVECVFAAERSITLVNRLIENPQAREKPEITIKEGQGVGAVEVPRGILFHDYTYDNKGILRKANCVIPTNLNHNNIQLDMEKVVPEYMERGKEELQFILEMLVRAYDPCISCSTHYLNIRFKE is encoded by the coding sequence ATGACGAAGAAAACAATGAATGTCAGCGTTCATCATATAACCCGGGTGGAAGGCCACGGGAATATCGTCGTCGATATCGATGAGGGGACGATAAAAACGGTCCAATGGCAGGTCCCGGAAGCCCCCCGATTTTTCGAGGCGATGGTGGTGGGCAGAAATTATACGGAAATCGCCTCGATTACCTCGAGGATCTGCGGTATATGTTCGATCGGACATACCTTCGCCTCACTCAAGGCGACGGAGGCCGCCATGGGGATCCGTATTTCGGAAACCACCCGGATCCTTCGTGAACTGCTTCTTCACGGCGAAACCCTGCAAAGCCATTTGCTTCATATCTGTTATCTCGCGGTTCCCGATTTTGTCAAAGCACCAAGCGTGATCCCGCTTATCAAAACGCACAGGGAAGTCGTGCTTCTTGTCACGAAACTGCATCGGCTTGCCAATGAAATGTGCGATATTATCGGCGGCAGAACCACCCACCCGATACGCGCGCGTATCGGCGCTTTTTCCATGAATCCTTCACAAAAGCAACTCGAGGAATTGAGAAAAAGGCTGACGGAAGCCGTCTCCGACATGAAGGCGCTCGCTGATTTCGTCGTATCGATTTCGGACGCGCTTCCCTCTTTTCGCCGGGAAACCGAATATCTCGCTTTGACCTGTGATTCGGAATATGCCTTTTATGACGGGGAGATTATGACGACGGATATTGAAAAGCCGATCCCCGTCAACGATTACCGTGAAGTCGTGAACGAATTCGTCGTTCCGCAGTCGACGGCGAAATACGGGAAGTTCAACCGAGGTTCTTTTATGGTCGGCGCTCTTGCCCGTTACAACAACAATTACCGGCAGCTTTCGCCCATGGCACTCGAAGTCGGGAAAAAACTCGGACTCGACGGAAAAAACGACAATCCGTTCATGAACACGATCGCGCAACTCGTCGAGTGCGTGTTTGCCGCCGAACGCTCGATAACGCTGGTCAACCGTTTGATCGAAAATCCGCAGGCCCGTGAGAAGCCTGAAATAACGATAAAAGAGGGACAGGGCGTTGGTGCCGTCGAAGTGCCCCGGGGTATACTCTTTCATGATTATACCTACGACAATAAGGGAATACTCAGGAAAGCCAATTGTGTTATTCCGACGAACCTCAATCATAACAATATTCAACTCGATATGGAAAAGGTCGTTCCGGAGTATATGGAACGGGGAAAGGAGGAACTTCAGTTCATCCTTGAAATGCTGGTCCGGGCATATGACCCGTGTATTTCGTGTTCCACCCATTACCTGAACATACGGTTCAAAGAGTGA
- a CDS encoding hydrogenase maturation protease, translating into MRKEIAVIGVGNTLFGDEGVGVHALSELKKLYRSPHVEYIEGGTLGIGMLHVCEGRKKIIVIDGGMCGEKPGNFRRFERHEVESLKETKGYSLHVFDPVELLAIADELGMLENTDCAVYCMEIERMEMSESLSSPVKKGLPLLVKAVYDELKSAGAAIV; encoded by the coding sequence ATGAGAAAAGAGATTGCGGTCATCGGCGTCGGCAATACGCTTTTCGGGGACGAGGGGGTGGGAGTCCACGCTCTTAGTGAACTGAAAAAACTGTATCGCTCGCCGCACGTGGAGTATATCGAGGGCGGTACACTCGGGATCGGTATGCTTCATGTATGCGAAGGAAGAAAAAAGATTATCGTTATCGACGGGGGCATGTGCGGAGAAAAACCGGGCAACTTCAGGCGGTTTGAAAGGCATGAGGTCGAGAGTCTGAAAGAAACGAAAGGGTACTCGCTTCACGTTTTCGATCCTGTTGAACTTCTTGCAATTGCGGATGAATTGGGAATGCTTGAGAATACGGATTGTGCCGTCTACTGTATGGAGATCGAGCGGATGGAAATGTCCGAATCGTTAAGCAGTCCGGTAAAAAAGGGACTTCCACTCCTTGTAAAAGCCGTGTATGATGAACTCAAGTCGGCAGGGGCCGCGATCGTATGA
- a CDS encoding HAMP domain-containing histidine kinase: protein MKNKKKELSALKKPLAVMAHDIKAPLSGLINLLDVIEKGYVSDMEKIKAIVNRARKKAVDLMQIVDDILDYTLLDHKHSIKLEKTDIIDVIKDSFSTLKPFADTRNITMRLEKNNLSKCYVNGNKTFLMRALNNLIMNGIKYNRDSGSLVIRYEKLEKKSRIRISVSDTGIGMDEEDIRKVFQIFERGKHARKNIDGSVGLGLSLVKQIVKSHGGGITVKSKLNVGTKVSIELPLYGGTHEENNTRRR, encoded by the coding sequence ATGAAAAATAAAAAAAAGGAGCTCTCCGCACTGAAAAAACCGCTGGCCGTTATGGCGCACGACATAAAGGCGCCCCTTTCCGGTCTCATCAATCTGCTGGATGTCATCGAAAAAGGATATGTGTCGGATATGGAAAAAATCAAGGCGATCGTCAATCGTGCGAGAAAAAAGGCGGTCGATCTCATGCAGATCGTCGACGATATCCTCGACTATACACTCCTCGACCACAAACACAGTATCAAGCTGGAAAAGACGGATATTATTGATGTGATCAAAGATTCCTTCTCCACGCTGAAACCCTTTGCCGATACCAGAAACATTACCATGCGGCTGGAAAAAAACAATCTGTCGAAGTGTTATGTAAACGGTAACAAAACATTCCTTATGCGGGCATTGAACAACCTTATCATGAACGGGATAAAATACAACAGGGACAGCGGTTCACTCGTGATACGCTACGAGAAGCTTGAAAAGAAATCGAGAATCAGAATTTCCGTTTCGGATACGGGGATCGGGATGGATGAAGAGGATATAAGAAAGGTTTTTCAAATTTTCGAGAGGGGAAAACATGCCAGAAAAAACATCGACGGCAGTGTCGGGCTCGGCCTTTCCCTTGTCAAACAGATTGTAAAAAGCCATGGTGGCGGCATTACGGTAAAAAGTAAATTGAATGTCGGAACAAAAGTATCGATAGAATTACCATTATATGGAGGGACCCATGAAGAAAACAATACTCGTCGTCGATGA
- a CDS encoding response regulator, with the protein MKKTILVVDDDVDVIESRKIILEHNNYNVLTATTIDVAWELINENAVDLILLDVMMNKDTDGFFFAQKLKADSSFKDIPIILITAVNQRTKFRFDIEEDEDYLPVDKFLEKPVDPDDLIMTIRGLFK; encoded by the coding sequence ATGAAGAAAACAATACTCGTCGTCGATGACGATGTGGATGTTATCGAGAGTAGAAAAATCATACTTGAACATAACAATTACAATGTTCTGACTGCAACAACAATCGATGTTGCGTGGGAACTCATCAATGAGAACGCGGTGGATCTCATTCTTCTCGACGTCATGATGAACAAGGACACCGATGGTTTTTTCTTTGCCCAGAAACTCAAAGCGGATTCGTCTTTCAAGGATATACCGATTATATTGATTACAGCGGTAAATCAGCGCACGAAATTCAGGTTCGATATCGAAGAGGACGAAGATTATCTGCCTGTCGATAAATTTCTCGAAAAACCGGTCGATCCGGACGACCTGATCATGACGATACGGGGACTTTTCAAATAG
- a CDS encoding Gx transporter family protein, whose translation MNVRKSIRSHTDMVALLSACCLFLTTLEYLIPKPFPFLKIGLANLPVLLALLLLPPLPYLLLLCMKTGIQTLVSGNLFSYVALFSAGGTFSSGLVMLLFYRFGRHFISFIGVSVAGALASSVTQLLLAGVYPFGDAVRLIAPPFLAFAVASGLLIGLFTEAFARQSTWIAGLQRKCDHKGTEAG comes from the coding sequence ATGAACGTCCGGAAATCGATTCGGTCTCATACTGATATGGTCGCCCTTCTTTCGGCCTGCTGTCTTTTTCTGACCACGCTCGAATACCTGATTCCAAAGCCGTTCCCCTTTTTGAAAATAGGTCTCGCGAACCTGCCGGTTCTCCTCGCGCTGCTGCTGCTGCCCCCCCTTCCCTACCTGTTGCTTCTCTGCATGAAAACCGGCATTCAGACCCTGGTCTCGGGCAATCTGTTTTCCTATGTCGCCCTCTTTTCCGCGGGCGGTACGTTCTCGAGCGGACTCGTCATGCTGTTATTCTACAGGTTCGGCAGACATTTCATCTCGTTTATCGGCGTGAGTGTCGCCGGAGCGCTCGCGAGTTCCGTGACCCAGCTTCTTTTGGCCGGTGTTTATCCGTTCGGCGATGCGGTGCGGCTGATTGCCCCCCCCTTTCTGGCGTTCGCTGTCGCCTCCGGACTTCTTATCGGTCTTTTTACGGAAGCATTCGCAAGACAGTCGACATGGATCGCGGGGCTTCAGAGAAAATGCGATCATAAAGGGACGGAGGCGGGATGA
- a CDS encoding NusG domain II-containing protein, with product MKAKPLDILIIVAASCGIVWYAVSVYRTPSGPGNVVIRTFDREYIYGLQNNEVVDIEGPMGTTRVLIENGAVRVLSSPCPMKICMKKGPISQAGEWIACLPNAILIRITGVNHERPEIDSVSY from the coding sequence ATGAAAGCGAAACCGCTTGACATACTCATCATCGTTGCCGCTTCATGCGGGATAGTTTGGTATGCCGTTTCCGTTTATCGAACCCCTTCCGGGCCCGGTAATGTCGTGATCCGCACCTTTGACAGGGAATATATATACGGCCTCCAAAACAACGAGGTCGTCGATATCGAGGGCCCCATGGGAACGACAAGGGTGCTGATAGAAAACGGGGCGGTACGTGTTCTCTCCTCTCCCTGTCCCATGAAAATATGCATGAAAAAAGGGCCGATTTCACAGGCCGGGGAATGGATTGCCTGCCTTCCGAACGCGATCCTCATCCGAATAACAGGAGTCAACCATGAACGTCCGGAAATCGATTCGGTCTCATACTGA
- a CDS encoding ATP-binding protein has product MEELSGSTNRTKNRMFIVGPNASGKSNLLDIFRFLRDITKAGGGLQFAVNERGGVPRIRCLHAKRETNVSLCVTVLDDDEDVEWECTLTFY; this is encoded by the coding sequence TTGGAAGAACTTTCCGGAAGCACAAATCGAACTAAAAACCGCATGTTTATTGTCGGGCCTAATGCATCAGGTAAGTCGAATCTTCTTGATATTTTCAGGTTTCTTCGTGATATTACAAAAGCCGGAGGAGGGCTTCAATTTGCCGTCAATGAACGGGGTGGAGTCCCGCGGATACGATGTCTTCATGCAAAACGAGAGACAAATGTCAGCCTCTGTGTAACGGTTCTGGATGACGATGAAGACGTTGAATGGGAATGTACATTGACTTTTTATTAG